The proteins below come from a single Rosa rugosa chromosome 2, drRosRugo1.1, whole genome shotgun sequence genomic window:
- the LOC133731805 gene encoding uncharacterized protein LOC133731805, which translates to MLLRRRLTSLLSTSILGPKPTLTLTPTPSPQSSLHFLAQCTNPNPSFSSNGKAAAALGIVQGVRAYSSLLSLNDLRPKVPRKQKTRKGRGIGSGKGKTAGRGHKGQKARGSGKLGFEGGQTPLRRRLPKRGFKNPFSLTFQPVGLGKIAKLINAGKIDSSELITMKTLKDTGAIGKQIKDGVRLMGRGAEHIKWPINLEVSRVTVRAKDAVEAAGGSVRRVYYNKLGFRALLTPEWFEKKGRLLPRAARPPPKQKDKVDSIGRLPAPTKPIPFLTEENEAGSTSST; encoded by the exons ATGTTGCTCAGAAGAAGACTCACTTCCCTTCTCTCCACCTCCATCCTCGGCCCCAAAcccactctcactctcactcccACTCCCTCGCCCCAATCCTCCCTACATTTCCTTGCCCAATGcaccaaccctaaccctagcttcagCAGCAATGGCAAAGCCGCCGCAGCCTTGGGGATTGTTCAGGGAGTGAGGGCGTACAGTAGTCTGCTGAGCTTGAACGATCTGAGACCCAAAGTGCCCAGGAAGCAGAAGACCAGGAAAGGCCGGGGGATTGGGTCCGGGAAAGGCAAGACGGCTGGGCGAGGCCACAAGGGTCAGAAGGCCAGGGGCTCCGGGAAGTTGGGGTTCGAAGGTGGACAGACCCCGCTGCGACGTCGTTTGCCCAAGCGTGGGTTTAAGAACCCCTTTAGTCTCACTTTTCAG CCAGTAGGATTAGGAAAGATTGCCAAACTAATAAATGCGGGAAAGATTGATTCTTCAGAGTTGATTACAATGAAGACTCTCAAG GATACAGGGGCAATAGGGAAGCAGATAAAAGATGGAGTGAGATTAATGGGACGTGGTGCTGAACACATCAAGTGGCCAATTAATTTAGAG GTATCACGTGTCACCGTAAGGGCAAAGGATGCAGTTGAAGCTGCAGGAGGGTCTGTCAGAAGAGTGTATTACAACAAGTTAGGCTTTCGAGCTTTGCTCACACCTGAGTGGTTTGAAAAGAAGGGGAGATTATTGCCAAGAGCGGCCAGACCTCCACCAAAACAGAAGGATAAGGTTGACAGCATTGGCCGCTTGCCAGCCCCAACCAAACCTATTCCATTTTTGACTGAAGAAAACGAGGCGGGCTCCACTTCATCTACTTGA